A region from the Gemmatimonadota bacterium genome encodes:
- the nuoH gene encoding NADH-quinone oxidoreductase subunit NuoH has translation MAFWPWLAATGVKLLLFFTIYMLGVAYLTLAERKISAWIQHRHGPNRVGPNGFFQPLADGVKNFMKEETLPPYVNKAMFILAPMMAFIPALTIWCVIPWGASWASPWGRVDMVLADLPIGFLFTIAVASLGVYGIVLAGWASNNKYALLGGLRSSAQMVSYEISMGMSLIPVLLFAGNVTLRSIVDQQAEMHLWNVMTLSIAFLVYLISAFAETNRLPFDMPEAESELITGYHTEYSAMKFSLFFIAEYANMATQSAMIATLFFGGWDVPFTSADNAGAVSFPLVLLSMAIMMAKTLFFLFFYIWIRWTLPRFRYDQLMSLGWKILLPLALAYIVIVATLMLVLDAAGIDRGLVYGLIFLGVNVVLLGLFFVFLDRGKIISPANAPVQGDALRRLRGITASRARLSALSGD, from the coding sequence ATGGCCTTCTGGCCGTGGCTCGCCGCCACCGGGGTCAAGCTGCTCCTGTTCTTCACGATCTACATGCTGGGGGTGGCCTACTTGACCCTCGCCGAGCGAAAGATCTCTGCGTGGATCCAGCATCGGCACGGCCCGAACCGCGTGGGCCCGAACGGGTTCTTCCAGCCCCTGGCCGACGGCGTGAAGAACTTCATGAAGGAGGAGACGCTCCCGCCGTACGTCAACAAGGCGATGTTCATCCTCGCGCCGATGATGGCCTTCATCCCGGCGCTGACGATCTGGTGCGTGATCCCGTGGGGCGCCTCGTGGGCCTCGCCGTGGGGCCGGGTGGACATGGTGCTGGCGGACCTCCCGATCGGCTTCCTGTTCACGATCGCGGTGGCGTCGCTTGGCGTGTACGGCATCGTGCTGGCGGGATGGGCGTCGAACAACAAGTACGCGCTGCTCGGTGGCCTGCGGTCCAGCGCCCAGATGGTCTCCTACGAGATCTCCATGGGCATGTCACTGATCCCGGTGCTGCTTTTTGCCGGCAACGTCACCCTGCGCTCGATCGTGGACCAGCAGGCGGAGATGCACCTGTGGAATGTGATGACCCTGTCCATCGCCTTCCTGGTGTACCTGATCTCGGCGTTCGCGGAGACCAACCGGTTGCCGTTCGACATGCCTGAGGCAGAGTCCGAGCTGATCACCGGGTACCACACGGAGTACTCGGCAATGAAGTTCTCGCTCTTCTTCATCGCGGAGTATGCCAACATGGCAACACAGTCCGCGATGATCGCCACGTTGTTCTTTGGTGGGTGGGACGTGCCGTTTACCAGTGCGGACAACGCCGGGGCGGTGTCGTTCCCCCTGGTGCTGCTGTCGATGGCGATCATGATGGCGAAGACGCTGTTCTTCCTGTTCTTCTACATCTGGATCCGCTGGACCCTGCCGCGCTTCCGGTATGACCAGCTGATGTCCCTGGGCTGGAAGATCCTGTTGCCGCTCGCGCTGGCCTACATCGTGATTGTGGCCACGCTGATGCTCGTCCTGGATGCAGCCGGCATCGACCGCGGACTCGTGTACGGGCTCATCTTCCTCGGCGTGAACGTGGTGCTGCTCGGCCTGTTCTTTGTCTTCCTCGACCGCGGGAAGATCATCAGCCCGGCCAACGCACCGGTGCAGGGCGATGCCCTGCGGCGCCTGCGAGGGATCACGGCCTCGCGCGCCCGGCTTTCCGCCCTGTCGGGGGACTAA
- a CDS encoding NADH-quinone oxidoreductase subunit I: MANTFKHLIDPHRVTTQYPDEREPISRRWRGTHRMLTTEDGKAKCVACGLCPTVCPANCIKLVPGEDEQGNRYPLVFDIDEFRCIFCGYCQEVCPEEAIHLGRHYENAEFNREGFIYDLERLMAQTHPVTELWDPADPKGE, encoded by the coding sequence ATGGCGAACACGTTCAAGCACCTCATCGATCCGCATCGCGTCACGACGCAGTATCCCGATGAGCGTGAGCCGATTTCGCGGCGGTGGCGCGGCACGCACCGCATGCTCACGACGGAAGACGGCAAGGCCAAGTGTGTCGCGTGTGGCCTCTGCCCGACCGTCTGCCCGGCCAACTGCATCAAGCTGGTCCCGGGCGAAGACGAACAGGGGAATCGCTACCCGCTCGTCTTCGACATTGACGAATTCCGTTGCATTTTCTGCGGCTATTGTCAGGAAGTCTGCCCGGAGGAGGCCATCCACCTCGGGCGGCACTACGAAAATGCCGAGTTCAACCGTGAAGGCTTTATCTACGACCTCGAGCGCCTCATGGCCCAGACGCACCCGGTGACCGAGCTGTGGGATCCCGCTGACCCGAAGGGGGAGTGA
- a CDS encoding NADH-quinone oxidoreductase subunit J, with amino-acid sequence MSDFFYRVHFYLFGLIALASALAFVTRKSPVAAALWLVNTMFSLAALYVMLDAHFIGAIQVLVYAGAIMVVFLFVLMLLNLGHPNEISDIRGTWGKVAAGFVGIAILAQIMALSGSVAPKALVQPVGTAAASLKELNAVGVIAKPLFREHLLAFELTSILLLVAIVGAVILGKRRAA; translated from the coding sequence ATGTCGGACTTCTTCTATCGCGTCCATTTCTACCTGTTCGGGTTGATCGCCCTCGCCTCGGCGCTGGCCTTCGTGACCCGCAAGAGCCCGGTCGCCGCGGCGTTGTGGCTGGTGAACACCATGTTCTCGCTGGCCGCACTGTACGTGATGCTGGACGCCCACTTTATCGGGGCTATCCAGGTGCTGGTCTATGCGGGCGCGATCATGGTCGTGTTCCTCTTCGTGCTCATGTTGCTGAACCTTGGGCACCCCAACGAGATCTCGGACATCCGGGGCACGTGGGGAAAGGTGGCCGCCGGATTTGTGGGGATCGCGATCCTCGCGCAGATCATGGCCCTCTCCGGTTCGGTGGCGCCCAAGGCGTTGGTGCAGCCGGTGGGAACGGCGGCCGCTTCGCTCAAGGAGCTCAATGCGGTCGGGGTCATCGCGAAGCCCTTGTTCCGCGAGCACCTGCTGGCCTTTGAACTCACCTCCATCCTCCTGCTTGTGGCCATCGTCGGCGCCGTGATCCTCGGCAAGCGGAGGGCCGCATGA
- the nuoK gene encoding NADH-quinone oxidoreductase subunit NuoK has product MMIAEALALSAVLFTIGVIGVLTRRNAIVIFMCVELMLNAVNLSFVALSKLYGATGQVFVVFVMTVAAAEAAVGLAIIISIFRHRQTVDLQNINLLKG; this is encoded by the coding sequence ATGATGATTGCCGAAGCGCTCGCCCTGTCGGCGGTGTTGTTCACCATCGGGGTGATCGGCGTCCTTACGCGCCGCAACGCGATCGTCATCTTCATGTGCGTCGAGCTGATGCTCAACGCCGTGAACCTGTCCTTCGTCGCCCTCTCGAAGTTGTATGGCGCGACCGGCCAGGTGTTTGTGGTCTTCGTGATGACCGTCGCCGCCGCAGAAGCTGCGGTCGGATTGGCGATCATCATTTCGATCTTCCGCCACCGCCAGACGGTGGACCTCCAGAACATCAATCTCCTCAAGGGCTGA
- the nuoL gene encoding NADH-quinone oxidoreductase subunit L has translation MLLLQEAAAAGAHPLTGSVAEWIWLVPILPFLGFLINGWLSLSTAAHIGPADPTAHHAHHGHDDAHAQSGHDDHHGHHPAAHRHAGLVSLVGPAVLFAAFGLTAAIFAALAGAHAEEPFVKTLFRWMPAGNLSLDAAFQVDQLSMVMAMVITGVGSLIHVFSVGYMKEDPGYPRYFAYLNLFVFFMLILVLGASYPMLFVGWEGVGLCSYLLIGFWFSEKANADAGKKAFIVNRIGDFGFLVALFLLFSHLGTLTFSGVAASASSLPPLVVTAVCLFMFLGCAGKSAQIPLYVWLPDAMAGPTPVSALIHAATMVTAGVYLVARSSALFAMSPVASLTVALVGALTALFAATIGLKQWDIKKVLAYSTVSQLGYMFVGVGVGAYAAGVFHLVTHAFFKALLFLGSGSVIYAMHQAYHHTHNHDDAQDMRNMGGLRQYMPVTFGLMWIATLAIAGIPPFAGFFSKDEILGAVFARTHGSTLADASWLGIPGSALLYAIWAIGLTSALLTAIYMTRMMLYTFHGSNRTGEAERAHLKEAPWVMTGPLVVLGVLSVAGGWLNLPTFFPAGPVQALHHWLEPVTGAAALAVTNGTEAHLEHSTEYVLVGIAIAIAVIGIAFAVTRLKTDRLVPKAQSPASEGIERVLEHKYFVDEGYDRAVVQPVVGLSRSVLWRGMDAGLIDGLVVNGSAYLAKGFGWMGARLQSGQVGTYAWVLILGVLGVLSAFSLR, from the coding sequence ATGCTCCTCCTCCAGGAAGCTGCAGCCGCGGGCGCGCATCCCCTCACCGGGTCGGTCGCGGAATGGATCTGGCTGGTGCCAATCCTTCCGTTCCTCGGGTTCCTGATCAATGGCTGGCTGTCGCTGTCGACCGCCGCGCACATCGGTCCGGCGGACCCGACGGCACACCATGCGCACCACGGTCACGATGACGCCCACGCCCAGAGCGGGCACGACGACCATCACGGGCACCACCCGGCGGCGCATCGCCATGCAGGCCTCGTCAGCCTGGTCGGCCCCGCCGTGCTCTTCGCGGCGTTTGGCCTTACGGCTGCGATCTTCGCCGCACTCGCGGGCGCACACGCGGAGGAGCCATTCGTCAAGACGCTGTTCCGCTGGATGCCCGCCGGGAACCTGTCCCTCGACGCGGCCTTCCAGGTAGACCAGTTGTCGATGGTGATGGCCATGGTCATCACCGGGGTCGGATCGCTGATCCACGTCTTCAGTGTCGGCTACATGAAGGAGGACCCAGGGTACCCGAGGTATTTCGCATACCTCAACCTGTTCGTCTTCTTCATGCTGATCCTGGTGCTCGGCGCCAGCTACCCGATGCTCTTCGTCGGGTGGGAAGGGGTGGGCCTCTGCTCCTACCTCCTGATCGGCTTCTGGTTCAGCGAGAAGGCCAATGCCGACGCCGGCAAGAAGGCCTTCATCGTGAACCGCATCGGCGACTTCGGCTTCCTCGTCGCCCTGTTCCTCCTGTTCAGTCACCTCGGAACGTTGACGTTCTCCGGCGTCGCGGCGAGCGCGTCGTCACTGCCGCCGCTCGTCGTGACTGCGGTCTGCTTGTTCATGTTCCTCGGTTGCGCCGGCAAGTCTGCACAGATTCCGCTCTATGTGTGGCTTCCGGACGCGATGGCTGGCCCGACGCCGGTGTCGGCGCTGATCCACGCGGCCACGATGGTGACCGCGGGCGTCTATCTGGTGGCGCGCAGCTCGGCGCTCTTTGCGATGTCGCCTGTCGCCAGCCTCACGGTGGCCCTTGTGGGTGCGCTGACCGCGCTGTTCGCGGCGACCATCGGGCTCAAGCAGTGGGACATCAAGAAGGTCCTGGCGTATTCCACGGTCTCCCAGCTCGGCTACATGTTCGTCGGCGTGGGGGTCGGCGCCTACGCGGCGGGCGTGTTCCACCTCGTGACACACGCGTTCTTCAAGGCGCTGCTCTTCCTCGGGTCCGGCTCGGTGATCTACGCGATGCACCAGGCCTACCACCACACGCACAACCACGATGATGCGCAAGACATGCGCAACATGGGCGGGTTGCGGCAGTACATGCCCGTGACCTTCGGGCTCATGTGGATCGCCACCCTCGCGATTGCGGGCATCCCGCCGTTTGCCGGATTCTTCTCCAAGGACGAGATCCTCGGAGCGGTGTTCGCGCGGACGCACGGTTCGACCCTGGCCGACGCCTCCTGGCTTGGCATCCCCGGCAGCGCCCTGTTGTACGCCATCTGGGCGATCGGACTCACCTCGGCCCTGCTGACGGCGATCTACATGACCCGCATGATGCTCTACACCTTCCACGGTTCCAACCGGACGGGCGAGGCGGAGCGCGCGCATCTCAAGGAAGCGCCGTGGGTCATGACCGGTCCGCTGGTCGTCCTGGGCGTGCTCAGCGTGGCTGGCGGATGGCTCAACTTGCCGACGTTCTTCCCGGCTGGCCCGGTGCAGGCGCTCCACCATTGGCTCGAGCCGGTGACCGGCGCGGCCGCGCTGGCAGTCACCAACGGAACCGAAGCGCACCTGGAACACTCCACCGAGTACGTGCTGGTGGGGATCGCGATTGCTATCGCCGTGATCGGCATCGCGTTCGCCGTGACGCGGCTCAAGACCGATCGCCTGGTGCCCAAGGCACAGTCACCGGCCTCCGAGGGAATCGAGCGCGTGCTGGAGCACAAGTACTTCGTGGACGAGGGCTACGACCGCGCCGTGGTGCAACCGGTCGTTGGCCTGTCCCGCTCCGTGTTATGGCGCGGGATGGACGCCGGCCTCATTGACGGGCTTGTCGTGAACGGCAGCGCGTACCTGGCCAAGGGATTTGGCTGGATGGGCGCGCGGCTGCAATCCGGCCAGGTGGGGACGTACGCATGGGTGCTGATCCTTGGCGTCCTCGGTGTCCTCTCCGCCTTCTCGTTGAGGTAA